Proteins encoded together in one Flavobacteriales bacterium window:
- a CDS encoding transposase encodes MKKSRFTETQIVAMLREHEAGKKVADLCREHGVSQPTFYQWKAKYSGLDANQLKEFKELKAKYARLEKMYTEAQMDRQVLKEIIEGKL; translated from the coding sequence ATGAAGAAGAGCAGATTCACCGAGACGCAGATCGTTGCGATGCTGCGCGAGCATGAGGCGGGCAAGAAGGTGGCGGACCTGTGCCGGGAGCACGGAGTAAGCCAGCCCACGTTCTACCAGTGGAAGGCCAAGTACAGCGGCCTGGACGCCAACCAGCTCAAGGAGTTCAAGGAGCTGAAGGCCAAGTATGCCCGGCTGGAGAAGATGTACACCGAGGCGCAGATGGACCGCCAAGTGCTTAAGGAGATCATCGAGGGAAAGTTGTAG
- a CDS encoding DUF4160 domain-containing protein produces the protein MPKLYEYFGLIFLFYSDDHDPMHLHVQHGDHEGIIMLIIVEGKLVELRWRAKRGADMLNEKEQREAETFVRAMKDDIVAKWTAFYVEHKRIKPERITRRIK, from the coding sequence ATGCCCAAGCTGTACGAATACTTCGGACTCATCTTCCTGTTCTACAGCGACGACCATGACCCCATGCACCTACACGTGCAGCATGGCGATCACGAAGGCATCATCATGCTCATCATCGTGGAAGGCAAGTTGGTGGAATTGCGCTGGCGGGCCAAGCGAGGCGCTGATATGCTGAATGAGAAGGAACAGCGTGAGGCAGAGACCTTCGTACGGGCCATGAAGGACGACATCGTCGCAAAGTGGACCGCCTTCTATGTCGAACACAAGCGCATCAAGCCCGAGCGCATCACCCGCCGCATCAAATGA
- a CDS encoding DUF2442 domain-containing protein: MTIPEDIRIKKATYVGDYTIRITFTDGHVSEIDFHPFLSAAGQNPMNSQYLDVLRFRQFKLHRNVDVYWDDWEMCFRFETLYTGKLPKMPKPLARPVRRSSHTRATASKA, translated from the coding sequence ATGACCATCCCCGAGGACATCCGCATCAAGAAAGCCACCTACGTGGGTGACTACACCATCCGCATCACCTTCACCGATGGACACGTGAGCGAGATCGACTTCCATCCCTTCTTGAGCGCAGCGGGCCAGAACCCCATGAACAGCCAGTACCTGGATGTGCTGCGCTTCCGGCAGTTCAAGCTCCACCGCAACGTGGATGTGTACTGGGACGACTGGGAGATGTGCTTCCGCTTTGAAACGCTCTATACGGGGAAGCTCCCCAAGATGCCCAAACCCCTTGCCCGGCCTGTAAGGCGCAGCAGCCACACGCGAGCAACAGCATCGAAGGCATGA